A stretch of Chionomys nivalis chromosome 2, mChiNiv1.1, whole genome shotgun sequence DNA encodes these proteins:
- the LOC130862751 gene encoding olfactory receptor 1165-like: protein MHHSTNQSTGVLFVFLGFSEYPNLQVPLFLVFLIIYTITVLENLGMILVIRINAKLHTPMYFFLSHLAFIDLCYTTVIAPKLLDLLITTDRSMTFKGCIIQFYFGCACVVAQTFMLAVMAYDRFVAICNPLLYTVAMSRRLCTLLVTITYLWGGLCATTLTYFLLALSYCRSTTINHFCCEYSAILSASCSDSSFSQLACLLVCMFNEICSLLIIIVSYIVIFVTVIKIPTKGALQKALSTCAPHLTAISFCHGIILLLYCVLKSKSSLLLVKIVTVFYSMVIPMLNPLIYSLRNKDVKDTVRNLIHVKILSPS from the coding sequence ATGCATCACTCAACGAATCAAAGTACTGGAGTCTTATTTGTCTTCTTGGGATTCTCAGAGTATCCAAACTTACAAGTGCCTTTGTTCCTGGTGTTTTTAATCATATACACCATCACTGTTTTGGAAAATCTGGGTATGATTTTGGTCATCAGGATCAATGCCAAACtccacactcccatgtactttttcctcaGTCATTTAGCCTTCATTGATCTTTGTTATACCACAGTGATTGCACCAAAACTCTTAGACCTTTTGATAACGACAGACAGATCTATGACCTTCAAAGGATGCATAATCCAGTTTTACTTTGGCTGTGCTTGTGTGGTTGCCCAAACCTTCATGTTAGCAGTGATGGCCTATGATCGCTTTGTAGCCATTTGTAACCCTCTGCTGTATACTGTGGCTATGTCTCGTAGGCTCTGTACTCTCCTTGTAACCATAACTTACCTCTGGGGTGGGCTCTGTGCTACCACACTGACATATTTTCTTCTGGCACTATCTTACTGTCGATCTACAACCATTAACCACTTTTGTTGTGAGTACTCTGCCATCCTCTCAGCCTCCTGTTCTGATTCTTCCTTCAGCCAGTTGGCATGCTTATTAGTTTGTATGTTCAATGAGATTTGTAGTCTCCTGATCATCATTGTCTCCTATATTGTTATCTTTGTCACTGTCATCAAGATTCCTACTAAAGGAGCACTCCAAAAAGCCTTGTCTACCTGTGCACCCCACCTGACTGCTATCTCCTTCTGCCATGGTATCATTCTACTTCTTTACTGTGTGCTCAAGTCAAAGAGCTCATTGCTTCTTGTTAAGATAGTCACTGTGTTTTATAGCATGGTCATCCCTATGCTCAATCCTCTTATTTACAGTCTAAGAAATAAGGATGTAAAGGACACTGTGAGGAACTTAATCCATGTAAAAATCCTTTCTCCCTCATAg